A portion of the Cyanobium sp. PCC 7001 genome contains these proteins:
- a CDS encoding CGLD27 family protein: MELLGPCPVPAEQRPLRQYEELSRSWFFAWPAQSLAGLLRPLAVSWLSVLPITLVVASGSWVLRHDPARMVAAGAVAGIALPTLLLVRQWLGWSTIHQRLVSERVEYEESGWYDGQVWEKPLAWRQQDLLVAQHQVRPILMRLQQAIGLAATLMLVGASLCQAL; encoded by the coding sequence ATGGAGCTGCTGGGGCCCTGCCCGGTGCCGGCCGAACAGCGCCCGCTGCGTCAGTACGAGGAACTGAGCCGCTCCTGGTTCTTCGCCTGGCCCGCCCAAAGTCTTGCCGGTCTGCTGCGTCCGCTGGCGGTGAGCTGGCTGTCGGTGCTGCCGATCACCCTGGTGGTGGCGAGCGGCAGCTGGGTGCTGCGCCACGACCCGGCCCGCATGGTGGCGGCGGGCGCGGTGGCGGGGATCGCCCTGCCCACCCTGCTGCTGGTGCGGCAGTGGCTGGGCTGGAGCACCATCCACCAGCGGCTGGTGAGCGAACGGGTGGAGTACGAGGAATCCGGCTGGTACGACGGCCAGGTCTGGGAGAAGCCCCTGGCCTGGCGTCAGCAGGATCTGCTGGTGGCCCAGCACCAGGTGCGCCCCATCCTGATGCGGTTGCAGCAGGCCATCGGCCTGGCCGCCACCCTGATGCTGGTGGGGGCGAGCCTCTGTCAGGCTCTGTGA
- a CDS encoding asparaginase encodes MTLSSSFGGSGRSSIPPLEVRLLRNGIVESRHRVHAVVCDGRGRVLMRAGDPQHLSFVRSALKPFQASVFVASGTADQVNCGDRGLAIACASHAGTSRHAREAFRLLWGAEVEAEQLQSPVPELGSSPLEHNCSGKHAAFLATCRRMGWSLESYLQLEHPLQQEVLKRVAELLGLPAAELVAARDDCGAPTLQLQLAQMALLYAHLGAGAQPDLERLSRAMLSHPDLVAGDGRFDTELMRRGHGQVLSKGGAEGIQCLSRVGEGLGVAVKVEDGSARAKHAVALHLLEQLDWLTPMTLEELRQAFMEPAPHLKLEVVGELRFD; translated from the coding sequence ATGACCCTATCCTCCAGCTTCGGCGGTAGCGGCCGCTCCAGCATCCCGCCCCTGGAGGTGCGGCTGCTGCGCAACGGCATCGTCGAATCGCGCCACCGGGTGCACGCCGTGGTGTGCGATGGGCGGGGACGGGTGCTGATGCGGGCCGGGGATCCCCAGCATCTGAGCTTCGTGCGCTCGGCACTCAAACCCTTCCAGGCCTCGGTGTTCGTGGCCAGCGGCACGGCTGACCAGGTGAACTGCGGTGATCGGGGCCTGGCCATCGCCTGTGCCTCCCACGCCGGCACCTCCCGCCACGCCCGCGAGGCGTTCCGGCTGCTCTGGGGCGCGGAAGTGGAGGCCGAACAGCTGCAGAGCCCGGTTCCGGAGCTGGGCAGCAGCCCGCTGGAACACAACTGCTCCGGCAAGCACGCCGCCTTCCTGGCCACCTGCCGGCGGATGGGCTGGAGCCTGGAGAGCTACCTGCAGCTGGAGCATCCGCTGCAGCAGGAGGTGCTCAAACGGGTGGCCGAGCTGCTGGGCCTGCCGGCCGCGGAACTGGTGGCGGCCCGCGACGACTGCGGCGCTCCCACGCTGCAGCTGCAGCTGGCCCAGATGGCCCTGCTCTACGCCCACCTGGGTGCCGGCGCCCAGCCCGATCTGGAGCGGCTCAGCCGCGCCATGCTCAGCCATCCCGACCTGGTGGCGGGCGACGGTCGCTTCGACACCGAACTGATGCGCCGCGGCCACGGGCAGGTGCTGAGCAAGGGGGGCGCCGAGGGCATCCAGTGCCTGAGCCGGGTCGGAGAAGGGCTGGGGGTGGCCGTGAAGGTGGAGGACGGATCGGCCCGCGCCAAACACGCCGTGGCGCTCCATCTGCTGGAGCAGCTCGACTGGCTCACCCCCATGACCCTCGAGGAGCTGCGCCAGGCGTTCATGGAGCCGGCCCCCCATCTGAAGCTGGAGGTGGTGGGGGAGCTGCGCTTCGACTGA
- a CDS encoding aspartate carbamoyltransferase, producing MMHTPHFTRLGPDVYGNAHPQALLEQIRENGKALQDLMNQHVISTLQYSPESLLQVFRLAAKFESNPERYIRFNSPLQRKILINAFYEPSTRTRLSFDSAWHRLGGDTITITDRSTTGIAKGESLRDVAEMFNNYGDCVVLRDTNAEAIYQMSESLRIPIINAGNGIDEHPTQAMADLYTIFKWRPDLVEKDITEQARIRIGVVGIPGRMRTVRSLLRIFTKFPQMIRELVLFHEPGIDPSAPDTYFDPGQRQELEAAGITVVTSDDLMGAIAELDVIYINAIAWVGDSYEVHGRSFHLTADLPYKPEAIILHPLARGAELGTCLDNSPHNWYFSQARGAVFIRMALLTCMVERTAQVMDVI from the coding sequence ATGATGCACACTCCCCACTTCACCCGGCTCGGCCCGGACGTCTACGGGAACGCCCACCCACAGGCCCTGCTGGAGCAGATACGGGAGAACGGAAAGGCGCTGCAGGATCTGATGAACCAGCATGTGATCTCCACCCTGCAATACAGCCCAGAATCCCTGCTGCAGGTGTTCCGCCTGGCCGCGAAATTCGAAAGCAATCCCGAGCGCTACATCCGCTTCAACAGTCCACTGCAGCGCAAGATCCTCATCAACGCCTTCTACGAACCCAGCACCCGCACCCGGCTCTCCTTCGACAGTGCCTGGCACCGCCTTGGCGGAGACACGATCACGATCACCGACCGGAGCACCACCGGCATCGCCAAGGGCGAATCCTTGCGGGACGTGGCGGAAATGTTCAACAACTACGGCGATTGCGTGGTGTTGCGGGACACCAATGCCGAGGCGATCTACCAGATGAGTGAGTCGCTGAGGATTCCGATCATCAATGCGGGCAACGGCATCGACGAACACCCCACCCAAGCGATGGCCGATCTCTACACCATCTTCAAGTGGCGGCCCGATCTGGTGGAGAAAGACATCACCGAACAGGCCCGGATCCGCATCGGCGTGGTGGGCATCCCCGGCCGCATGCGCACCGTGCGCTCCCTGCTGCGCATCTTCACCAAGTTCCCCCAGATGATCCGGGAGCTGGTGCTGTTCCACGAGCCCGGCATCGACCCCAGCGCGCCGGACACCTACTTCGATCCCGGCCAACGGCAGGAACTGGAGGCGGCCGGGATCACGGTGGTCACCAGCGACGACCTGATGGGGGCCATTGCCGAGCTCGATGTGATCTACATCAATGCCATCGCCTGGGTGGGGGACAGCTATGAGGTGCACGGCCGCAGCTTCCACCTCACGGCCGACCTTCCCTACAAGCCTGAGGCCATCATCCTCCACCCTCTGGCCCGCGGGGCCGAGCTCGGCACCTGCCTCGACAACAGCCCGCACAACTGGTACTTCTCCCAGGCCCGCGGCGCCGTGTTCATCCGGATGGCCCTGCTCACCTGCATGGTGGAGCGCACCGCCCAGGTGATGGACGTCATCTAG
- the carB gene encoding carbamoyl-phosphate synthase large subunit codes for MPRRTDLKRILLLGSGPIVIGQACEFDYSGTQACKALRAEGYEVVLVNSNPASIMTDPDMADRTYIEPLTPEVVARVIAIEKPDALLPTMGGQTALNLAVTLAENGTLAEFGVELIGADLEAIRKAEDRQLFKQAMEKIGVAVCPSGIANNLEEAEAVGDAIGSYPRIIRPAFTLGGSGGGIAYNPEEFRAFCKSGLEASPVSQILIEQSLLGWKEFELEVMRDTADNVVIVCSIENLDPMGVHTGDSITVAPAQTLTDREYQRLRDQSIAIIREIGVDTGGSNIQFAINPANGDVVVIEMNPRVSRSSALASKATGFPIAKLAARLAVGYTLDEIINDITGATPACFEPTIDYVVTKIPRFAFEKFQGSPAVLTTSMKSVGEAMAIGRSFEESFQKALRSLETGHAGWGCDRPDPSPDAAALCSALRTPTPERIFAVRTAMVAGLSDAEIHRLSAIDPWFLAKLRGIVTAEQALLRGRSLEELDGEALLRLKQLGFSDPQIAWATGSDQLAVRRRRQALGVNAVFKTVDTCAAEFASQTPYHYSTYERPLERIGADGVVAVVPPENEVTPESRRKVMILGGGPNRIGQGIEFDYCCCHASFALQEEGFATVMVNSNPETVSTDYDTSDRLYFEPLTLEDVLNVIEAEKPAGVIVQFGGQTPLKLALPLLRWLDSAEGQATGTRIWGTSPQSIDTAEDREQFEAILRRLDIRQPRNGLARSEEEALAVAERVGYPVVVRPSYVLGGRAMEVVFNVQELKRYMAEAVNVEPDHPVLIDQYLENAVEVDVDALCDATGTVLIGGVMEHIEPAGIHSGDSACCLPTVSLGEAGLATIRAWSKALALALDVRGLINLQFAVQRTAEGEERVFIIEANPRASRTVPFVAKATGVPLAKVASRLMAGRTLADLGLRTEPVPPLQTVKEAVLPFKRFPGSDTVLGPEMRSTGEVMGIAPAFGMAYAKAEQGAGESLPTAGRAFLSTHDRDKQGLVPVARGLAELGFELIATAGTAAVLAEQGLQVEPILKVHEGRPNIEDAIRSGLIQLVVNTPIGRQAAFDDTYLRRAALDYAVPTLTTLAGARAAVEAIRALQDHHLQVTALQDIHPAPAAQPPVPAG; via the coding sequence ATGCCCCGCCGCACGGACCTCAAACGGATTTTGCTGCTGGGGTCGGGCCCCATCGTGATCGGCCAGGCCTGCGAGTTCGACTACTCCGGCACCCAGGCCTGCAAGGCCCTGCGGGCCGAGGGGTACGAGGTGGTGCTGGTGAACAGCAACCCCGCCTCGATCATGACCGATCCGGACATGGCGGATCGCACCTACATCGAGCCGCTCACCCCCGAGGTGGTGGCGCGGGTGATCGCGATCGAGAAGCCCGATGCGCTGCTGCCCACCATGGGCGGACAGACCGCCCTCAACCTGGCGGTGACCCTGGCGGAGAACGGCACCCTGGCTGAGTTCGGGGTGGAGCTGATCGGGGCCGACCTCGAGGCCATCCGCAAGGCCGAAGACCGCCAGCTGTTCAAGCAGGCGATGGAGAAGATCGGGGTGGCGGTGTGTCCCTCGGGCATCGCCAACAACCTCGAGGAGGCCGAGGCGGTGGGCGATGCCATCGGCAGTTACCCGCGCATCATCCGGCCGGCCTTCACCCTCGGCGGCAGTGGCGGCGGCATCGCCTACAACCCCGAGGAGTTCCGCGCCTTCTGCAAGAGCGGTCTGGAGGCCAGCCCCGTCTCCCAGATCCTGATCGAACAGTCGCTGCTGGGCTGGAAGGAGTTCGAGCTGGAGGTGATGCGCGACACCGCCGACAACGTGGTGATCGTGTGCTCGATCGAGAATCTCGACCCGATGGGGGTGCACACCGGCGACTCGATCACGGTGGCGCCGGCCCAGACCCTCACCGACCGGGAATACCAGCGGCTGCGGGACCAGTCGATCGCCATCATCCGCGAGATCGGCGTGGACACCGGCGGCAGCAACATCCAGTTCGCCATCAACCCCGCCAACGGCGATGTGGTGGTGATCGAGATGAACCCGCGCGTCTCGCGCAGCTCGGCCCTGGCCAGCAAGGCCACCGGCTTCCCGATCGCCAAGCTGGCGGCCCGCCTGGCGGTGGGCTACACCCTCGACGAGATCATCAACGACATCACCGGCGCCACCCCGGCCTGCTTCGAGCCCACGATCGACTACGTGGTCACGAAGATTCCCCGCTTCGCCTTCGAGAAGTTCCAGGGCAGCCCGGCGGTGCTCACCACTTCGATGAAGTCGGTGGGCGAGGCGATGGCCATCGGCCGCAGTTTCGAGGAATCCTTCCAGAAGGCGCTGCGCTCGCTCGAAACCGGCCATGCCGGCTGGGGCTGCGACCGGCCCGACCCCAGCCCGGATGCCGCCGCCCTCTGCAGCGCCCTGCGCACGCCAACGCCGGAGCGCATCTTCGCCGTGCGCACCGCCATGGTGGCGGGGCTGAGCGATGCCGAGATCCACCGCCTCAGCGCCATCGATCCCTGGTTCCTGGCCAAGCTGCGCGGCATCGTGACCGCCGAGCAGGCCCTGCTGCGGGGCCGCAGCCTCGAGGAGCTGGATGGCGAGGCCCTGCTGCGGCTCAAGCAGCTGGGCTTCTCCGATCCCCAGATCGCCTGGGCCACCGGCAGCGACCAGCTGGCCGTGCGCCGCCGGCGTCAGGCGCTGGGGGTGAACGCGGTGTTCAAGACCGTGGACACCTGCGCCGCCGAGTTCGCCTCCCAGACGCCGTACCACTACTCCACCTACGAGCGTCCGCTCGAGCGCATCGGTGCCGATGGGGTGGTGGCGGTGGTGCCGCCCGAGAACGAGGTGACGCCGGAGAGCCGCCGCAAGGTGATGATCCTGGGCGGGGGCCCCAACCGCATCGGCCAGGGCATCGAGTTCGACTACTGCTGCTGCCATGCCTCCTTCGCCCTGCAGGAGGAGGGGTTCGCCACCGTGATGGTGAACAGCAACCCGGAAACGGTGTCCACCGACTACGACACCTCCGACCGGCTCTATTTCGAGCCCCTCACCCTCGAGGACGTGCTCAACGTGATCGAGGCGGAGAAACCCGCCGGAGTGATCGTGCAGTTCGGCGGCCAGACGCCGCTCAAGCTGGCCCTGCCGTTGCTGCGCTGGCTCGATTCGGCCGAGGGGCAGGCCACCGGCACCCGCATCTGGGGCACCTCGCCCCAGTCGATCGACACCGCCGAAGACCGCGAACAGTTCGAGGCGATCCTGCGCCGGCTGGACATCCGCCAGCCCCGCAACGGCCTGGCCCGCAGCGAGGAGGAGGCCCTGGCCGTGGCCGAGCGGGTGGGCTACCCGGTGGTGGTGCGCCCCAGCTACGTGCTGGGGGGGCGGGCCATGGAGGTGGTGTTCAACGTGCAGGAGCTGAAGCGCTACATGGCCGAGGCCGTGAACGTGGAGCCCGACCATCCGGTGCTGATCGACCAGTACCTCGAGAACGCGGTGGAGGTGGATGTGGATGCCCTCTGCGATGCCACCGGCACGGTGCTGATCGGCGGGGTGATGGAGCACATCGAGCCGGCGGGCATCCACTCCGGCGATTCCGCCTGCTGCCTGCCCACCGTGAGCCTGGGGGAGGCGGGCCTGGCCACGATCCGGGCCTGGAGCAAGGCCCTGGCCCTGGCCCTGGACGTGCGCGGCCTGATCAACCTGCAGTTCGCCGTGCAGCGCACCGCCGAGGGGGAGGAGCGGGTGTTCATCATCGAGGCCAACCCCCGGGCCTCCCGCACGGTGCCGTTCGTGGCCAAGGCCACCGGCGTGCCCCTGGCCAAGGTGGCCAGCCGGCTGATGGCCGGGCGCACGCTCGCGGATCTGGGGCTGCGCACCGAACCGGTGCCGCCCCTGCAGACCGTGAAGGAGGCCGTGCTGCCCTTCAAGCGCTTCCCCGGCTCCGACACCGTGCTCGGCCCGGAGATGCGCAGCACCGGGGAGGTGATGGGCATCGCGCCGGCCTTCGGCATGGCCTACGCCAAGGCCGAGCAGGGGGCGGGCGAGAGCCTGCCCACGGCCGGCCGTGCCTTCCTCTCCACCCACGACCGCGACAAGCAGGGGCTGGTGCCGGTGGCCCGGGGCCTGGCGGAGCTGGGCTTCGAGCTGATCGCCACCGCCGGCACGGCGGCGGTGCTGGCCGAGCAGGGTCTGCAGGTGGAGCCGATCCTGAAGGTGCATGAAGGGCGCCCCAACATCGAGGATGCGATCCGCTCCGGCCTCATCCAGCTGGTGGTGAACACCCCGATCGGTCGCCAGGCCGCCTTCGACGACACCTACCTGCGCCGGGCGGCCCTCGACTACGCCGTGCCCACCCTCACCACCCTGGCCGGGGCGCGGGCTGCGGTGGAGGCGATCCGCGCCCTGCAGGACCATCACCTGCAGGTGACGGCGCTGCAGGACATCCACCCGGCGCCGGCCGCCCAGCCTCCGGTGCCCGCTGGGTAG
- a CDS encoding DUF3318 domain-containing protein, whose product MSELQRLKGLLPPEMQSWVFVEAAASVEPPLITIEEIGRDEIEIQLDLEKWDALALDHRNLLFWHEVGRIQNDAVPRDGWEMAALAIGLGGAIGELWVQDGLLLLMALGLSGFAGYRLYLKNNSEKRLQDAISADERAIDLACRFGYTLPNAYKSLGGALKELAEQTRKKKKRAFYEDRLEALRKSAGRARAEMAQQQGSRQSVTSENVYG is encoded by the coding sequence ATGAGCGAACTCCAGCGCCTGAAGGGGCTGCTGCCTCCCGAAATGCAGAGCTGGGTGTTCGTGGAAGCCGCGGCGTCGGTGGAACCCCCGCTCATCACCATCGAGGAGATCGGTCGGGATGAGATCGAGATCCAGCTCGATCTGGAGAAATGGGATGCGCTGGCCCTGGATCATCGCAACCTCCTCTTCTGGCATGAGGTGGGCCGCATCCAGAACGATGCGGTGCCCCGCGACGGCTGGGAAATGGCCGCGCTGGCCATCGGCCTCGGTGGTGCCATCGGTGAGCTCTGGGTGCAGGACGGCCTGCTGCTGCTGATGGCCCTCGGCCTCTCCGGCTTCGCGGGTTACCGCCTCTATCTGAAGAACAACTCCGAGAAGCGCCTGCAGGACGCCATCAGCGCCGACGAGCGGGCCATCGATCTGGCCTGCCGCTTCGGCTACACCTTGCCGAACGCCTACAAGAGCCTCGGCGGGGCGCTCAAGGAGCTCGCCGAGCAGACCCGCAAGAAGAAGAAGCGCGCCTTCTACGAAGACCGCCTCGAAGCCCTGCGCAAGAGCGCCGGCCGGGCCCGCGCCGAGATGGCCCAGCAGCAGGGCTCCCGCCAGTCGGTCACCAGCGAGAACGTCTATGGCTGA
- the asnB gene encoding asparagine synthase (glutamine-hydrolyzing), whose protein sequence is MCGIGGIFHRQAQRPIDEQLLVNMAAIQVHRGPDGFGVRSLPGQGVGFCHARLSIIDLDANRGRQPFVSEDGQLLMAHNGEFYDFQAIRASLTAQGARFSSKSDSEILLRLYQRQGLEASLPLLRGEFAFALFDQGLDTLYLVRDRFGVKPQYWTLTDEGLVFGSELKVLFAHPGVQRRFSSEGLFHQLMQTMVPGTTAFEGVHQLRPGHVLTVQRRNGDFVIDDQPYWDVNFPRQGERDASRSEADHVAAVRQALLEAVEVRMVADVPVGCYLSGGIDSCSILGLAAAVSQNPVKAFTIGFDDSRYDETPIATAMAEATGADQLVMRLSGNELYGHLEETIWHTERTIYNTLAVAKFLMSREVNRSHYKVVMTGEGSDELFGGYPAFRRDMFLHGLAELPEADRQEWEQLLQEANQLVQGAMLAEEQVNDPALEAVVGFTPSCLQPWLACAPLVPDLLATEHRQACSGYAPGAAIAATLDPSQLEGRHALDRAQYVWIKTMLEGQILTWGGDRVDMAHAMEARPAFLDHHLAAVAVQVPPELRIKGKTEKYVLREAMRGLLPEQLYRREKFAFMAPPAHADEQKRAAMQSLADRYLSPSAIAEAGLLDAEGVAQLFARHDDPATSAATRVQLDAVINHLIGVQIMHQLFVAADLPAQARELADRLGWRLHREEEAQPAYALIGMSEG, encoded by the coding sequence ATGTGTGGCATCGGGGGAATCTTTCACCGCCAGGCCCAGCGGCCGATCGACGAGCAGCTGCTCGTGAACATGGCCGCCATCCAGGTGCATCGCGGACCCGACGGCTTCGGGGTGCGCAGCCTCCCTGGCCAGGGGGTGGGCTTCTGCCACGCCAGGCTCTCGATCATCGATCTCGACGCCAACCGGGGTCGCCAGCCCTTCGTGTCCGAGGACGGCCAGCTGCTGATGGCCCACAACGGCGAGTTCTACGACTTCCAGGCGATCCGGGCCTCGCTCACCGCCCAGGGGGCCCGGTTCAGCAGCAAGAGCGACTCGGAGATTCTGCTGCGCCTCTACCAGCGCCAGGGCCTGGAGGCGAGTCTGCCGTTGCTGCGGGGCGAGTTCGCCTTCGCCCTGTTCGACCAGGGTCTGGACACCCTCTATCTGGTGCGCGACCGCTTCGGCGTCAAACCCCAGTACTGGACGCTGACCGATGAGGGCCTGGTGTTCGGCTCCGAGCTCAAGGTGCTGTTCGCCCACCCGGGGGTGCAGCGGCGCTTCAGCTCCGAAGGCCTCTTCCACCAGCTGATGCAGACGATGGTGCCCGGCACCACCGCCTTCGAGGGCGTGCACCAGCTCAGGCCCGGCCACGTGCTCACGGTGCAGCGCCGAAACGGCGACTTCGTGATCGACGACCAGCCCTACTGGGATGTGAACTTCCCCCGCCAGGGCGAACGGGACGCAAGCCGCAGCGAAGCTGATCACGTGGCTGCGGTGCGCCAGGCCCTGCTGGAGGCGGTGGAGGTGCGCATGGTGGCCGACGTGCCGGTGGGCTGTTACCTCTCGGGCGGCATCGACTCCTGCTCGATCCTGGGGCTGGCGGCGGCCGTGAGCCAGAACCCGGTGAAGGCGTTCACGATCGGCTTCGACGACAGCCGCTACGACGAGACGCCGATCGCCACCGCCATGGCCGAGGCCACCGGTGCCGACCAGCTGGTGATGCGCCTCTCCGGCAACGAGCTCTACGGCCACCTGGAGGAGACGATCTGGCACACCGAGCGCACGATCTACAACACCCTGGCGGTGGCCAAGTTCCTGATGAGCCGGGAGGTGAACCGCTCCCACTACAAGGTGGTGATGACGGGCGAAGGCTCCGATGAGCTGTTCGGCGGCTATCCCGCCTTCCGCCGTGACATGTTCCTGCACGGTCTGGCCGAGCTGCCCGAGGCCGACCGGCAGGAATGGGAACAGCTGCTGCAGGAGGCCAACCAGCTGGTGCAGGGCGCGATGCTGGCGGAGGAGCAGGTGAACGATCCGGCCCTGGAGGCGGTGGTGGGCTTCACCCCCAGCTGCCTGCAGCCCTGGCTGGCCTGCGCTCCGCTGGTGCCGGATCTGCTGGCAACCGAGCATCGCCAGGCCTGCAGCGGCTACGCCCCCGGGGCCGCCATTGCGGCCACCCTCGATCCCTCCCAGCTGGAGGGCCGCCATGCCCTGGACCGGGCTCAGTACGTGTGGATCAAGACCATGCTGGAAGGGCAGATCCTCACCTGGGGGGGCGACCGGGTGGACATGGCCCACGCCATGGAAGCCCGGCCGGCCTTCCTGGATCACCATCTGGCCGCGGTGGCCGTGCAGGTGCCCCCCGAACTGCGCATCAAGGGCAAAACCGAGAAATACGTGCTGCGGGAGGCCATGCGGGGGCTGTTGCCCGAGCAGCTCTACCGCCGGGAGAAATTCGCCTTCATGGCCCCTCCCGCCCACGCCGATGAGCAGAAGCGGGCCGCCATGCAATCCCTGGCCGATCGCTACCTCAGTCCCTCGGCGATCGCCGAGGCCGGCCTGCTGGATGCCGAGGGGGTGGCCCAGCTGTTCGCCCGCCACGACGACCCAGCCACCAGCGCGGCCACCCGGGTGCAGCTCGATGCCGTGATCAACCACCTGATCGGGGTGCAGATCATGCACCAGCTGTTCGTGGCCGCCGATCTTCCGGCCCAGGCCCGGGAGCTGGCCGATCGGCTCGGCTGGCGCCTCCACCGGGAGGAGGAGGCGCAGCCCGCCTACGCGCTGATCGGCATGTCGGAGGGCTGA
- a CDS encoding urea transporter produces the protein MTDATPPMLPQGTAWILLVGFSVLWIALGIWWGKRGKGDADDYLLAGRNIGLALSTATLMASWVTGNTTLAAPEVGYTLGLWGMFGYALAGLGLFLFAPLAVRIKRLMPTARTSGDFVRLRYGRACWAIFLLITMAYTLGFLITQGMGAGLLLQSLSGFDYRLGMVCVIGVSTIYTLFGGMRAVVGTDFIQSMLIMGLLVLVAVLGFSRFSSDQVYAALAAENPSRLNLLLPTGLLFAWNTGLFSMGEVFHNNIWWSRVFASRSSVVFRSFVLGGLAWVTVPVVTGAIALTALAQNLPIPQVNMVFPIVTAQLLGSGGAAVVFVIIFASLTSTLDSLLAASADLIAEDVVAHWLKPDASDHQVRQVARQVVVGLGLLTMVLSWQYITSMYQLLLFTGALVASTIWPIAMGLYWRQANRQAASLAMVLGSVTGLLAYWLIAPYCAALISAAVSAVVMGLGSRCWPERFDWRRLAGTAESA, from the coding sequence ATGACTGATGCCACACCGCCGATGCTGCCCCAGGGCACGGCCTGGATCCTGCTGGTGGGGTTCTCCGTGCTCTGGATCGCCCTCGGAATCTGGTGGGGCAAGCGGGGCAAGGGCGACGCCGATGACTACCTGCTGGCGGGACGCAACATCGGCCTGGCCCTCAGCACCGCCACCCTGATGGCCAGCTGGGTCACCGGCAACACCACCCTGGCCGCTCCCGAGGTGGGCTACACCCTCGGGCTCTGGGGCATGTTCGGCTACGCCCTGGCGGGCCTCGGCCTGTTCCTGTTCGCGCCGCTGGCGGTGCGGATCAAGCGGCTGATGCCCACGGCCCGCACCAGCGGCGACTTCGTGCGGCTGCGCTACGGCAGGGCCTGCTGGGCCATTTTCCTGCTGATCACCATGGCCTACACCCTGGGATTCCTGATCACCCAGGGCATGGGGGCGGGGCTGCTGCTGCAGTCGCTCTCGGGCTTCGATTACCGGCTCGGCATGGTGTGCGTGATCGGGGTGTCCACCATCTACACGCTGTTCGGCGGCATGCGGGCGGTGGTGGGCACCGACTTCATCCAGTCGATGCTGATCATGGGGCTGCTCGTGCTGGTGGCCGTGCTCGGGTTCAGCCGCTTCAGCAGCGATCAGGTGTACGCCGCCCTTGCGGCGGAGAACCCCTCCCGGCTCAACCTGCTGCTGCCCACCGGCCTGCTCTTCGCCTGGAACACCGGCCTGTTCAGCATGGGGGAGGTGTTCCACAACAACATCTGGTGGTCGCGGGTGTTCGCCAGCCGCTCCTCGGTGGTGTTCCGCTCCTTCGTGCTGGGGGGTCTGGCCTGGGTCACGGTGCCGGTCGTGACGGGCGCCATCGCCCTGACGGCCCTGGCCCAGAACCTGCCGATCCCCCAGGTGAACATGGTGTTCCCGATCGTCACCGCCCAGCTGCTCGGCAGCGGTGGCGCCGCGGTGGTGTTCGTGATCATCTTCGCCTCCCTCACCTCCACCCTCGACTCGCTGCTGGCCGCCAGTGCCGATCTGATCGCCGAGGACGTGGTGGCCCACTGGCTCAAACCCGACGCCAGCGACCATCAGGTCCGCCAGGTGGCCCGCCAGGTGGTGGTGGGGCTGGGGCTGCTCACCATGGTGCTCTCCTGGCAGTACATCACCTCGATGTACCAGCTGCTGCTGTTCACCGGCGCGCTGGTGGCCTCCACCATCTGGCCGATCGCCATGGGGCTCTACTGGCGCCAGGCCAACCGTCAGGCGGCCTCGCTGGCCATGGTGCTCGGCTCCGTCACCGGACTGCTGGCCTACTGGCTGATCGCCCCCTACTGCGCCGCCCTAATCTCCGCCGCCGTGTCCGCCGTGGTGATGGGCCTGGGCAGTCGCTGCTGGCCGGAACGCTTCGACTGGCGCCGGCTGGCCGGAACCGCCGAATCCGCCTGA
- the rsfS gene encoding ribosome silencing factor → MAEPALHPSATPRDPQTEALARLVAEGCDDRKAVDIRLIRVDEVSSLADWFVICSGLSDVQVRAIARSVEDKLEEKLGRLPLRREGQAEGRWVLLDYGEVIVHVLTPAERSYYDLESFWGHGEQVPYLGSESAPAV, encoded by the coding sequence ATGGCTGAGCCGGCCCTGCACCCCTCCGCCACACCCCGCGACCCCCAGACCGAGGCCCTGGCCCGACTGGTGGCCGAAGGCTGCGATGACCGCAAGGCGGTGGACATCCGCCTGATCCGGGTGGATGAGGTGTCATCGCTGGCCGACTGGTTCGTGATCTGCAGCGGCCTCTCCGACGTGCAGGTGCGCGCCATCGCCCGCTCGGTGGAGGACAAGCTCGAGGAGAAGCTGGGCCGTCTGCCCCTGCGCCGGGAAGGCCAGGCCGAGGGCCGCTGGGTGCTGCTCGACTACGGCGAAGTGATCGTGCACGTGCTCACCCCGGCCGAGCGCAGCTACTACGACCTCGAATCCTTCTGGGGCCACGGCGAACAGGTGCCCTACCTAGGCTCGGAATCCGCACCCGCCGTCTGA